CAGCGCCCGATAGGGCGGGCTGAAGATGTGACACCCCATGTCGCCAAGCGTGCCCGTGCCGAATCCCACGTGCCTGCGCCACTGACCGGGATGATACGCCTCGCGAATGAATGGCCGCGTCTCGGCAACCCCGAGCCACAGGTCCCAGTCCAGCGCCGGCGGCACCGGATCGCCGGTCGTGGGCAGAGGCTCCTCCCAGCCCCAGCTCTTCTCACAGAACGCATGCACTTCTCTGATCTTGCCGACGATGCCGCTCTGCGCCAGCGCTTCACCGAGACGCTGCGGCACGCTGGAGGAAATCTGAATGCCCATCTGCGAGACGATCCCGCGGCGGCGCGCTTGCTTGGCGACCACGCGCGCTTCCTCGATCGTCGTGGTGAGCGGCTTCTGGACGTAGACGTGCTTGTTCCGCCGAATCGCCTCCAACGCAATCGCGGCGTGCATGTGATCCGGCGTCGACACGTTAACCGAGTCGATCTGCCCCTCCTCCTTGTCGAGCAGCTCACGCCAGTCCTGGTAGATACGGGCGCGCGGAAACTGTTCCTGAATCCCCGCGGCGAGACAGAGATCGACGTCTGCCACGGCAACCAGCTCGAAGGCCGGATGTTTGGCAAAGCTCTTCATGTCGGACAACGCCATGCCGGCGCTTCCGATGCTGGCGTGACGAACCGTTCGTCCCTGTGCGCGCACGCCGCGGGTGACAACGTGTGGGCCAAGCGCCGCGGCGCCTGCCATGCCTCGAAGAAAGTCTCGTCGGGTCCAAGCGCTCATGGTGCTCATGATAGACTGCCTCTCGATGTTCATGCGACTCAATAGCGTCGGCAAGCGTGTCTCTCACCGGTCGCGTCTGGCAGCCGTTGCTGTGGGCGCTGCGCTCGTCTTGGCAGGACTGCCGTTGGTCACCGCTCGCGCGTCGAGCGGCGCGCCTGCACACTGGACGGCGCCGACGACCGCCGACATGACGAGTCAGAGCACGGGCTCAGCGACACCCAACACGCTGACACCAGAGGAGCAGCGCGACGGATGGAAGCTGCTCTTCGACGGAAAGATGACGACCGGGTGGCGTGGTGCATACCTCGACACGTTCCCAGAGCGCGGGTGGACCGTCGAGAACGGCGAGCTCATCGTTCTCGAGTCCGGTGGCGCCGAGTCCACCCATGGCGGTGACATCGTCACAGTCGACGAGTATTCGAACTTCGAGCTCGTGATGGACTTCAACCTCACGCCTGGAGCGAACAGCGGCATCAAGTACTTCGTGACCGAGGAGCAGGGTGGTACTGGCGCATCAGCGATCGGCCTCGAGTATCAACTTCTCGATGACGAGCGGCATGAGGACGCGAAGCGCGGTCGGCCGGGCACTCGAATGCTTGCATCGCTCTACGATCTGATTCCAGCCGAGAATCGGCCGATCAACCCTCCCGGAGAGTGGAACACCGCGCGTATTGTTTCGCGGGACCGCCACGTGGAGCATTGGCTCAACGGGACGAAGGTCCTCGAGTACGAGCGCGGCAGCGCTGACTACCGCAAGCTCGTGGCAGAGAGCAAGTACGCCAACTGGGAGAGGTTCGGCGAGTCAGACAAAGGTCGCATTCTGCTGCAAGACCACGGCAACCGCGTGACCTTCCGCAACATCAAGATCCGCGTCGACTAGCAGGAACCAAGAACCAAGAACCAAGAACCAAGAACCAAGAACCAAGGACCAGGGATCACGACTGGAGCGCTGCCAGAGCCAGGTGGCGTAACGCCGCCAGGCGGCGCGTGGGGTCGGCCTCGCGTGCGCGCGTCACGACCCATTCTTGAACGAGCGATCGAGGTTCACTCGGTGGGGGACCGGTAAGGGAAGGCTCCTCCACTCTTTCGCGATCCCACGCGAGGAGTCGCGCCAGGCGCACGTAGTCGTCCCAGGCGTCGACATCCATTTGACAAGCATCGTCCGTCCCTTCGACCAACTGCACGTGTGTTGGGTGCCGGCGGAGCACCCGACGCGCACCTTCGTCACCCTCCAGCTCGAGGAGCTCCGGAAAGAGCTCAGCACCCAGGACAACGGGCGTCCGCTGCCGGCCGCCCGAGGCGCTCGCAACGCCAACGACAGGCGAGGGGCGACCACGCCATGTAGTCACCAAGCGCCTCACGTGGTCCAGCTCGAGCGCAGGCTGATCGACAAGAAGCACGAGCGTCGCCTTGGTGCGAACCTCTCGAATCGCCGCTACGAGCGACGTGCTCTGACCCTGCAGATACGCCTGGTTCACGATGGTTCTCAGCCGCTGCCAGCCTCGGCCCAACATCGCACGGCATCGCGCGATCTCTGCCTGCATCATCTCTGGCTCGTTGCCCACGACGATGAGAACTGTGCCGTGGACGGCGTCGACGGCAAGCGTGATGACGCGCGAGAGGAGTGTATGACCGGGGCCTGCCGGCAGCAGCGCTTTGGGTAACCCGATGCGCGATGCTTGCCCCGCCGCCAGGATGATTGCGTCGAGCACCATGTTCCCCTACCGCGCAGTGGGATCATGGATCCGCCCGCCGACGCCGTCGAGGAAGCCGCCCGCGAAGCCACGGCGGGCGGCAAGCAGGGCGCTGACGATGCTGAGCGCGACCTCATCCGGGGATTCCGCACCAATATCGAGACCAAGTGGGCTGCGCACACGGGCAAGCCGCTCCGGACGTGTCTCGACCGCTTCCTCCTCCATGCGTTCGAGCAGGGTCTCGTAGCGGACCCGCGGGCCGAGCACACCGACGTACGGAGCCTCCGACCGGACGGCAAAGCCAAGGGCTGCCTGGTCTCGCTCCAAGTGATGGTTCATGATCAGCGTGTATGACCGTGGACCGAGCGCCACTTGGTTGTCGAACTGGGCCGGGTGCGCGAGCACGAGGCGCGCGCCCGGAAAGCGCTCCGGCGTCAGGAACGCCGCGCGGGCATCGACAACGGTGATCTGCCAGCCAAGCGAGCGCGCCAGCGCTACGACAGGAATCGCGTCGTGGCCCGCGCCAAAGATCACGAGCTCCGGCGGTGGCGCGCTGACGTCCAAGAAGACGTCTACCTCATCCGCGCCATCGAGCTCGATGCGCTGGGTGACCGCACGTGGGTGCTGTGCTGCTGTGATCTCTGCGGCGAGGGCTCGGACGCGCGCGTCGAGCGCCGCCGCACCGAGTCCTCCACTCGTCTCGCCGCTGCTGGTCACCAGCAACCGGTGTCGCTCCGGCGCCAGCCGCATCGCGAGGACCGCGAGCTCACCGTTGCGCAGCAGCTCCAGCCAGCGCGCAAGCAGCGGATCCTGGTCGACGGGCTCGATGTAGACGTCGACACTGCCGCCGCAGCCAAGGCCGAGGCCCCACACGACATCTTCGTCGAGATCGTAGTGACGGAGCTCCGGCACGCCGCGCGCCATGACACGGCGCGCCACCTCGGCAACGTCAGGCTCCAGGCAACCGCCACTCAACATACAGGTGATGGCGCCGTCATCGCGGATGAGCATACGTGCGCCTTCACGGCGGTAGGCGGATCCCTTCACGCGGACGACCGTCGCGAGCGCCACGCGCTGACCGGACCGACGCGCCGAGCGCATCGCGTCGAGAATCTCTTCGATTTCACGGCGCTCCATCGTTACCCCACATCCCGTCGTTTGTCGATATAGTCGATATAATAACTGACCTCGTCAGAGCATCAGGAGAGTCGGACCAGGGATCCGACCAGACGGAGGCACGATGTCGAATACTGTTGCGATCAAGCTCACGGTGAACGGCGTGGAGCGCCAAGCCGACGTGGAGCCACGGATGCTGCTCGTGCACTTCCTCCGCGAGAGGCTTGGTCTCACGGGCACACATGTCGGTTGCGACACCAGTCAATGCGGCGCGTGTGCTGTGTTGGTCGATGGCGCCGCGGTCAAGTCGTGCACCCTCCTCGCGGCTCAGGCCGATGGCGCCGAGGTGACCACCATAGAGCATCTGGCGCGTGAGGGCCCTCTCGACCCCGTCCAGCAAGCGTTCTCGGATGTGCACGCCCTGCAGTGCGGCTTTTGCACGCCCGGCATGGTCATGGCCACTCACGATCTTCTTGCACACAGCCCTCGGCCTACAGATGCCCAGATTCGCCACGGGCTCGAAGGCAACTTCTGCCGCTGCACGGGCTATCACAACATTGTCCGTGCGGTCCGGCTCGCCGCCGAGAGGATGGCGGAGCATCAAGGGCGGGAAACGACCGCCGCTGGGGGGTAAGGGTGCAGGGTGACAAGGTGACGAGGTAAATGGGTAGCGCGGGGGAGCGTGCGGCGCCCCGAAAGCCTCACGCGCGTGATTTGCCACCCCGATCGTCGACGCAGATCTCACCCTGTCACCCCCTCACCTTGTCACCTTGTCACCACATAAGGGGGCCACATGCCACTGGAGCAGTATTTCGGAAAGTCAGTCAAGCGCGTCGAAGATCCGCGGTTCCTGACGGGAGCCGGTCAATATACAGACGACCTGAGCCTGCCCGGCATGGCACACGTCGCGATGGTGCGGAGTCCGTATGCACACGCACGGATCCGTGGCATTGATGCACGTGCGGCACTCGAGTTACCTGGCGTGCTCACCGTCATCACTGGACAAGCGCTGCGCGACGCGAATATTGGCTCGATTCCCCCGGGTTGGCTCTTACCGGACATCACGACGCCGCCGCACTACGCGATTGCCGTCGACCGGGCTCGCCATGCGGGTGAGATTGTCGCGGGGGTGGTTGCCGAGAGCCGCGACATCGCCGAGGACGCTGCCGCGTTGGTAGAGGTGGACTACGAGATGCTGCCGGCCGTGTCGCTGGGATCGACAGCGCTCGCCTCCGGCGCGCCCGCGGTGCACGACGATGCCGCTGACAACGTGTGCTTCCGTTGGAGCATTGGGGATCAATCCGCCGTCGACGCAGAGCTCGCTCGTGCGGCCAAGACCATCCAGCTATCGCTTCGCAACACGCGTCTGGCACCCAACGCCATCGAGCCACGCGCCTCCCTGGCGCAGTACTCGCGCCCTTCGGATGAGCTCACACTGTGGACGACATCGCAGAATCCGCATATTCATCGACTGATCCTCGCGGCATTCGTGCTGGGGATCCCGGAGCACAAGCTCCGTGTGATCAGCCCCGACGTGGGCGGTGGCTTCGGCTCGAAGATCTTCCAGTACCCGGAAGAGGTCATCGTGCTCTACGCTGCGCGCAAGCTCAATCGACCCGTCAAGTGGACCGCTCGGCGCGCCGAGAGCTTCGTCAGCGACAGCCATGGGCGGGACCACGAGACAGAAGCGGAGCTGGCTGTCGACGCCGAGGGCCACTTGCTTGCCTTACGGGTGAAGACCATCGCCAATCTCGGCGCCTACCTGACACTGTTTGGTCCAGTGGTTCCAACGATTCTCTACGGAACGCTGATGAACGGACCGTATCGATTCCGCGCGATCCACTGCGACGTCACGGGCGTCTTCACACACACCGTCCCGGTGGACGCTCTGCGCGGCGCTGGACGGCCCGAAGCCACCTACGTGCTCGAACGCATGATGGACCGTATGGCGCAGGAGCTGGGGCAGGATCCGATGGAGTTGCGCCGCAAGAACTTCATCCCCCCAGACGCGTTCCCGTATCAAACGCCCGTAGCGCTCAACTATGACAGCGGCAACTACGAGCCGGCGCTCGACAAAGCACTCGCCAAGGTCGATTACAAGGGCACGCGTGCGGCACAAGCGGCGGCGCGCAAGGAGGGTCGTTACCTTGGTATCGGGTTTTCTACCTATCTCGAGGCATGCGGCCTTGCGCCATCGTCGCTGGTTGGAAGTCTCGGCGCTCAGGCGGGTCAATGGGAGAGCGCGCTGGTTCGGGTGATGCCAACCGGTAAGGTGGAGGTCTTCACCGGCGCCCATAGTCACGGCCAGGGACATGAGACCGCATTTGCCCAAATCGTGGCAGACGAGCTCCAGATTCCGATTGGGGACATCGTCATCGTGCATGGGGATACGGGCAAGGTGCCGTTCGGCTGGGGATCGTATGGCAGCCGCAGCGCGGCCGTAGGTGCCAGCGCGCTCAAGATGGCGCTCGACAAGATCAAGGACAAGGCGAAGCACATTGCAGCACACCTCCTCGAAGCTGACGCCGAAGACGTGGAGCTCGCCGGCGGCACACTACACGTCAAGGGCGTACCAGAGCGTGCGAAGAGCTTCTTCGATGTCTCGCTGCAGGCGCATCTCGCGCACAACTTGCCCGAGGGCATGGAGCCGGGGCTCGAGGCCACGCATTTCTACGATCCAAAGAACTTCGTCTTCCCCTTCGGCACTCACATTGCCGTGGTCGACGTCGATCCGGAGACCGGTCGCGTCACGCTGCAGCGGTACGTGGCCATCGATGACTGCGGGCCACTGATCAATCCGATGATTGCCGAAGGCCAGGTGCACGGTGGGATTGCGCACGGCACGGGTCAAGCGTTGCTCGAGCACGCTCTGTACGATGAGCAAGGGCAGCTCATCGCAGGGTCGTTTCTCGAGTACGCCATGCCGCGCGCAGACGATCTGCCGGCGTTCGAGATTGATCACACGGTGACGCCGTCGCCGCACAACCCGCTTGGTGTCAAGGGCATCGGCGAGACCGGCACGATCGCCTCCACGGCGGCGGTCGCCAATGCGGTGATCGACGCGCTCGCACCGTTTGGCGTAACGCATCTCGACATGCCGTTCACACCCGAGAAGGTGTGGCAGGCGATCCAGGCAGGCAAGAAGGTCGTGGCGTAGGACTCACAGCAGGAATGGTCCAACAATGTATCCAAGCGCTTTCAACTACTATCGGGCAGCCAGCGTTCAGGAGGCCATCGCCTTGCTCGGTGCGCATCCGGACGCCAAGCTGTTGGCCGGCGGACACTCGCTCCTGCCTGCCATGAAGCTTCGCCTGGCGACGCCGCCGGTGCTGGTCGATCTGAGCCGGATCGCAGAGCTGCATGGCATTCGTCGTGAGGGAGATGTGGTGGTGATTGGCGCCATGACGACGCACCGGGAGATCGAGCACTCGACGGAGTTGGCACAGGCGTGTCCGATTCTGCCGGAGGCCGCGGCGCTGATTGGCGATCCGCTCGTCCGCAACCGCGGCACGATTGGCGGCAGCCTCGCCCACGCCGATCCGGGCGCAGACTTTCCGGCCTGCGTCCTGGCACTGGACGCCACGCTCACGATCGAGGGCGCCTCTGGGAGCCGGACGGCCGAAGCCGCCGCCTTCGTCGAGGACATGTTCGCAACGGTCGTACAGCCCGGTGAGGTGCTGACGGAGATCCGCGTGCCTGCGCGTAAGCCGGGTCTCGGCATGGCCTACGAGAAATTCGCACACCCGGCGTCGCGCTACGCCATTGCCGGCGTTGCGGCTGTCGTGCGTACGAGCAAGGGCGTGTGTGAAGAAGCCCGTGTGGCGCTGACCGGCGCGACGCCCAAGCCGACGCGGCTCTCCCAGCTCGAGGCGGCGCTGGTGGGACAGCCGCTCGATGACGCAACGCTCGAAGCCGCCTGCGTGAATGTCGTCTCGCCAGACGACCTGCTGGGCGACCATACCGCTTCGTCCCCCTACCGCGCGCATCTCGCGGGCGTGCTCGCGAAGCGCGCGCTCCGCCGTGCCCGGAGCTGAACGTCAGACACTATGTGCACAACACGCGGCGCGAGACCGGAACCACCTCGGGCTGATGCTGCTCTCGTAGAAAGTGGAGGCTGTGGGTAACCCGCTGGCCACGATCGACGACGTGCAGCGCCGGCTCGACGACCAAGGCTACATCGCCGAGCGGAGCCTCGCCACGGCGATCTTTCTCGCGCGGCGCCTCGAGCGTCCGCTGCTCGTCGAAGGAGAGCCAGGCGTCGGGAAGACCGAGATCGCCCGCGTGCTGGCCGAGGTGCTCGACACCCGGTTGGTGCGACTCCAGTGTTATGAAGGCATCGACGTCGCACAGGCCGTCTACGACTGGGACTACGCGCGGCAGATGCTGGAGATTCGGCTGCTCGAAGCATCCGGAGAACGCGATGAGCGGCGTGTGCGTCGAGAGATCTTCGGACGGGTCTTCTTGCTGAAACGCCCGCTGCTGCAAGCGCTGGAGGCTCCGGACGGGCGGGCGCCGGTGCTCCTGATCGACGAGCTCGATCGTGCAGACGAGGAGTTCGAAGCCTTTCTCCTCGAGCTGCTCTCCGATTGGCAGATTACCGTCCCGGAGATCGGGACCTTCCGCGCCGAGCATCCGCCGCTCGTGATCGTCACCTCGAACCGCACGCGCGAGATCCACGACGCCCTCAAGCGGCGCTGCCTGTATCACTGGATTCCGTACCCCTCGTTCGACAAGGAGCTGCAGATTGTGCGGCGCAAAGTGACAGGGGTCTCCGAGCAACTGTCACAGCAGCTCGTCACGCTCGTGCAGGAGCTCCGCCAGATCGATCTTGCCAAGGCGCCCGGTCTAGCGGAAACGCTCGATTGGGCGGCGGCCCTGTTGGCGCTCGAGTGCAGCAGCTTGGAGATGCAGATGGTCGACCGCTCGCTCGGTGCACTGGTCAAGGACCAGGAGGATCTCGAGCGGACGCGTGAACGACTGCCCGCTCTCATCGCACGGGCGCAGGAGGGGGCTAGGGATCTAGGGATCTAGGGATCTAGGGTAAAGGTGGGCACCTGTTGAAGGGCGCTATCTTGATCCGTTGCCGTTGACCACATTGCCCCCGTGCCCCTGGCCCCTTGCCCTTTGTTCCTTGATCCCTTGATCCCTTGATCCCTTGATCCCTTGATCCCTTCCCCCTGGCACATGAGCCCTTTCATCGCGCACCTTCTCCGATTCGCCCGCGAGCTCAGGGAAGCTGGGCTGCGCGTGACAACGGCCCAAGTCGTCCGGTTCGTGCAGGCGCTGCGTCACATCGATATTGCCGATCGCGAGACGTTTCGCGACGTGGCGCGATGCACGCTCGTCTCTCATCGCCTGGAGGTGCTCGCATTCGAGCGTGTCTTCGCACGCTTCTGGACTCACGCCGCGGACGCGCTATCGGCTGCGGTGAGCCCGTCGCCGGAGGATGTGCGGTCGAGCGCACAGGCTGCCGCGCAAGTGGGTCTCGTTCTGCGCCAATCGCCGCGTCCAGAACCGTCGCCGGACGCCGATCCGCGGCGTGTCGTCGACCGCGCGTCGACTTACAGCGCAGAGGAGATACTGCGACGGAAGCGGTTCGACGAGCTGTGCCCTGACGAGCTGGCGGCAGTCACGCGGATGATGCAGCGAATCAGCTGGCGGCTCGAGCTCCGCCGTAGCCGTCGTCATCGTCCAGCGTCGCGTGGCCGGCAGCCTGATTGGCGCAGGACGATCGCATCGGCGGTTCGGTACGACGGCGAGTGGATCTCACGGCGATGGCGCCAACGAACAGCCGTGCCGCGGCCACTCGTGGTGATTGCAGATGTGAGCGGTTCAATGGAGCGCTACACGCGCCTACTGCTTACATTTCTGCACATCATTACGCAGCGGGGCACACAGCATGGACAACGCCAACGCGTCGAGACCTTCGTGTTCGGCACGCGTCTGACGCGCATTACGCGGACGTTTGGGACGCGCGACATCGACGCGGCGCTTACCGAGGTGAGCCGGCAGGTGGTCGACTGGGCGGGCGGCACACGGATTGGCGACAGCCTTCGTGCGTTCAATCGTCGTTGGGCGCGCCGGGTGCTGGGCCGCGGCGCCGCTGTCCTCGTTATCAGTGACGGGTGGGATCGTGGCGACCCGGCGCTCGTCCGTCGAGAGGTGGCGCGGTTGCACCGGTCGTGCTCGCGCCTGGTGTGGCTGAACCCGCTCATTGGCACGCGCGACTTCGCTCCCCGCACACGCGGGCTGGTCGCCGCGCTGCCCCACGTGGATGACTTCCTACCGGTCCACAACCTCGCCAGCCTCGAAGGGCTGGCCAGACACCTCGCGGCGCTACCGTCTTCACCGAAGCACGGAAGGCCTGCG
The sequence above is a segment of the Luteitalea sp. genome. Coding sequences within it:
- a CDS encoding xanthine dehydrogenase family protein subunit M, with product MYPSAFNYYRAASVQEAIALLGAHPDAKLLAGGHSLLPAMKLRLATPPVLVDLSRIAELHGIRREGDVVVIGAMTTHREIEHSTELAQACPILPEAAALIGDPLVRNRGTIGGSLAHADPGADFPACVLALDATLTIEGASGSRTAEAAAFVEDMFATVVQPGEVLTEIRVPARKPGLGMAYEKFAHPASRYAIAGVAAVVRTSKGVCEEARVALTGATPKPTRLSQLEAALVGQPLDDATLEAACVNVVSPDDLLGDHTASSPYRAHLAGVLAKRALRRARS
- a CDS encoding gfo/Idh/MocA family oxidoreductase, encoding MNIERQSIMSTMSAWTRRDFLRGMAGAAALGPHVVTRGVRAQGRTVRHASIGSAGMALSDMKSFAKHPAFELVAVADVDLCLAAGIQEQFPRARIYQDWRELLDKEEGQIDSVNVSTPDHMHAAIALEAIRRNKHVYVQKPLTTTIEEARVVAKQARRRGIVSQMGIQISSSVPQRLGEALAQSGIVGKIREVHAFCEKSWGWEEPLPTTGDPVPPALDWDLWLGVAETRPFIREAYHPGQWRRHVGFGTGTLGDMGCHIFSPPYRALALTSPTTITSHGPQPTRESWATRARIHYIFPGTRYTAAETLDFWWYDGGETAPETLLTAIGPERIPKTGVVFVGTDGFVVLPHVEEPFILPEAKALEAKPLVERTQAGLAPRDHYGEFLDAVLAGGRTQPSTNVSYATPLTETVLLGDVAAWFPGETLDYDSRAMRFATKRAADAHLRRSYRSGWKPEELS
- a CDS encoding NTP transferase domain-containing protein, with the protein product MVLDAIILAAGQASRIGLPKALLPAGPGHTLLSRVITLAVDAVHGTVLIVVGNEPEMMQAEIARCRAMLGRGWQRLRTIVNQAYLQGQSTSLVAAIREVRTKATLVLLVDQPALELDHVRRLVTTWRGRPSPVVGVASASGGRQRTPVVLGAELFPELLELEGDEGARRVLRRHPTHVQLVEGTDDACQMDVDAWDDYVRLARLLAWDRERVEEPSLTGPPPSEPRSLVQEWVVTRAREADPTRRLAALRHLALAALQS
- a CDS encoding DUF1080 domain-containing protein, giving the protein MPRRKSRRVQALMVLMIDCLSMFMRLNSVGKRVSHRSRLAAVAVGAALVLAGLPLVTARASSGAPAHWTAPTTADMTSQSTGSATPNTLTPEEQRDGWKLLFDGKMTTGWRGAYLDTFPERGWTVENGELIVLESGGAESTHGGDIVTVDEYSNFELVMDFNLTPGANSGIKYFVTEEQGGTGASAIGLEYQLLDDERHEDAKRGRPGTRMLASLYDLIPAENRPINPPGEWNTARIVSRDRHVEHWLNGTKVLEYERGSADYRKLVAESKYANWERFGESDKGRILLQDHGNRVTFRNIKIRVD
- a CDS encoding AAA domain-containing protein — its product is MEAVGNPLATIDDVQRRLDDQGYIAERSLATAIFLARRLERPLLVEGEPGVGKTEIARVLAEVLDTRLVRLQCYEGIDVAQAVYDWDYARQMLEIRLLEASGERDERRVRREIFGRVFLLKRPLLQALEAPDGRAPVLLIDELDRADEEFEAFLLELLSDWQITVPEIGTFRAEHPPLVIVTSNRTREIHDALKRRCLYHWIPYPSFDKELQIVRRKVTGVSEQLSQQLVTLVQELRQIDLAKAPGLAETLDWAAALLALECSSLEMQMVDRSLGALVKDQEDLERTRERLPALIARAQEGARDLGI
- a CDS encoding XdhC/CoxI family protein, translated to MERREIEEILDAMRSARRSGQRVALATVVRVKGSAYRREGARMLIRDDGAITCMLSGGCLEPDVAEVARRVMARGVPELRHYDLDEDVVWGLGLGCGGSVDVYIEPVDQDPLLARWLELLRNGELAVLAMRLAPERHRLLVTSSGETSGGLGAAALDARVRALAAEITAAQHPRAVTQRIELDGADEVDVFLDVSAPPPELVIFGAGHDAIPVVALARSLGWQITVVDARAAFLTPERFPGARLVLAHPAQFDNQVALGPRSYTLIMNHHLERDQAALGFAVRSEAPYVGVLGPRVRYETLLERMEEEAVETRPERLARVRSPLGLDIGAESPDEVALSIVSALLAARRGFAGGFLDGVGGRIHDPTAR
- a CDS encoding VWA domain-containing protein, translating into MSPFIAHLLRFARELREAGLRVTTAQVVRFVQALRHIDIADRETFRDVARCTLVSHRLEVLAFERVFARFWTHAADALSAAVSPSPEDVRSSAQAAAQVGLVLRQSPRPEPSPDADPRRVVDRASTYSAEEILRRKRFDELCPDELAAVTRMMQRISWRLELRRSRRHRPASRGRQPDWRRTIASAVRYDGEWISRRWRQRTAVPRPLVVIADVSGSMERYTRLLLTFLHIITQRGTQHGQRQRVETFVFGTRLTRITRTFGTRDIDAALTEVSRQVVDWAGGTRIGDSLRAFNRRWARRVLGRGAAVLVISDGWDRGDPALVRREVARLHRSCSRLVWLNPLIGTRDFAPRTRGLVAALPHVDDFLPVHNLASLEGLARHLAALPSSPKHGRPAQQPARLRGNGLSGSDSLSA
- a CDS encoding molybdopterin-dependent oxidoreductase produces the protein MPLEQYFGKSVKRVEDPRFLTGAGQYTDDLSLPGMAHVAMVRSPYAHARIRGIDARAALELPGVLTVITGQALRDANIGSIPPGWLLPDITTPPHYAIAVDRARHAGEIVAGVVAESRDIAEDAAALVEVDYEMLPAVSLGSTALASGAPAVHDDAADNVCFRWSIGDQSAVDAELARAAKTIQLSLRNTRLAPNAIEPRASLAQYSRPSDELTLWTTSQNPHIHRLILAAFVLGIPEHKLRVISPDVGGGFGSKIFQYPEEVIVLYAARKLNRPVKWTARRAESFVSDSHGRDHETEAELAVDAEGHLLALRVKTIANLGAYLTLFGPVVPTILYGTLMNGPYRFRAIHCDVTGVFTHTVPVDALRGAGRPEATYVLERMMDRMAQELGQDPMELRRKNFIPPDAFPYQTPVALNYDSGNYEPALDKALAKVDYKGTRAAQAAARKEGRYLGIGFSTYLEACGLAPSSLVGSLGAQAGQWESALVRVMPTGKVEVFTGAHSHGQGHETAFAQIVADELQIPIGDIVIVHGDTGKVPFGWGSYGSRSAAVGASALKMALDKIKDKAKHIAAHLLEADAEDVELAGGTLHVKGVPERAKSFFDVSLQAHLAHNLPEGMEPGLEATHFYDPKNFVFPFGTHIAVVDVDPETGRVTLQRYVAIDDCGPLINPMIAEGQVHGGIAHGTGQALLEHALYDEQGQLIAGSFLEYAMPRADDLPAFEIDHTVTPSPHNPLGVKGIGETGTIASTAAVANAVIDALAPFGVTHLDMPFTPEKVWQAIQAGKKVVA
- a CDS encoding 2Fe-2S iron-sulfur cluster binding domain-containing protein, producing the protein MSNTVAIKLTVNGVERQADVEPRMLLVHFLRERLGLTGTHVGCDTSQCGACAVLVDGAAVKSCTLLAAQADGAEVTTIEHLAREGPLDPVQQAFSDVHALQCGFCTPGMVMATHDLLAHSPRPTDAQIRHGLEGNFCRCTGYHNIVRAVRLAAERMAEHQGRETTAAGG